One Pectobacterium colocasium DNA segment encodes these proteins:
- the sapC gene encoding putrescine export ABC transporter permease SapC produces MPFDNVYSEKRLPSRLGDTWRAFHQDMLAMIGLYGFLILIGLCLFGKFLAPYEVDQQFLGYQLLPPSWSHYGEVSFFLGTDDLGRDQLSRLLSGAAPTVGSSLIVTYAAALCGIVLGVFAGVTRGLRSAMLNHILDTLLSIPSLLLAIVVIAFIGPKLEHAMLAVWLALLPRMVRTIYSAVHAEMDKEYVIAARLDGASTFYLVWYVVLPNIAALLVSEFTRALSIAILDIAALGFLDLGAQLPTTEWGALLGNSLELVYAAPWTVMLPGAAIALSVLIVNLLGDGIRRALAAETE; encoded by the coding sequence ATGCCCTTCGATAACGTTTATAGCGAAAAACGGCTGCCGAGCCGACTGGGCGATACCTGGCGCGCATTTCATCAGGATATGCTGGCGATGATCGGGCTATACGGCTTTCTGATCCTGATTGGCCTGTGCCTGTTCGGCAAATTTCTCGCGCCTTATGAGGTCGATCAGCAATTTTTGGGCTACCAGTTGTTGCCCCCCTCCTGGTCGCACTACGGTGAAGTCTCATTCTTTCTCGGCACCGACGATTTGGGGCGCGATCAGCTAAGCCGCTTGCTGAGCGGGGCTGCACCCACCGTAGGCTCCTCACTCATCGTCACCTACGCGGCCGCGCTGTGCGGCATCGTCCTGGGCGTCTTTGCGGGCGTGACCCGCGGGCTACGATCCGCGATGCTTAACCACATTCTGGATACGCTACTGTCGATTCCGTCGCTGCTGCTCGCGATTGTGGTCATCGCCTTTATCGGCCCTAAACTCGAACACGCCATGCTCGCCGTCTGGCTGGCACTGCTGCCGCGTATGGTGCGCACCATCTACAGCGCCGTACACGCTGAAATGGACAAAGAGTACGTGATCGCTGCCCGTCTTGACGGTGCGTCCACGTTTTATCTGGTCTGGTATGTCGTGCTGCCCAACATCGCCGCGCTGCTGGTTTCCGAATTTACCCGCGCGCTGTCGATCGCCATTCTGGATATTGCCGCGCTGGGTTTTCTCGACTTGGGCGCACAGCTACCGACGACCGAATGGGGTGCCCTGCTCGGCAACTCGCTGGAGCTGGTTTATGCCGCCCCGTGGACCGTGATGCTGCCCGGTGCGGCTATCGCGCTGAGCGTGTTAATCGTCAACCTGCTGGGCGACGGCATCCGCCGCGCGCTCGCCGCGGAAACGGAATAA
- the sapF gene encoding putrescine export ABC transporter ATP-binding protein SapF, producing the protein MVEMLLEARNLTKTFRYRTGLFRRQHVEAVKSVSFTLRERQTLAIIGENGSGKSTLAKMLSGMIAPTSGELVIDDHPLHYGDYRYRSQRIRMIFQDAGNALNPRQRIGQLLDVPLRLNTDLSAEARERAINQALYQVGLRPDHAYYYPHTLAPGQKQRVGLARALILQPKVIVADEALASLDMSMRSQIINLMLELQEKHGISYIYVTQHLGMMKHISDQILVMQAGEVVERGSTADVLSAPLHDLTKRLIASHFGEALSADAWRRDGAQR; encoded by the coding sequence ATGGTTGAGATGCTGCTTGAAGCCCGCAATCTGACCAAGACGTTCCGCTATCGGACCGGGCTGTTCCGCCGTCAGCACGTTGAGGCGGTGAAATCCGTCAGTTTTACGCTACGTGAACGACAAACGCTCGCCATCATCGGCGAAAACGGATCGGGGAAATCGACGCTGGCTAAAATGCTGTCGGGCATGATCGCCCCAACGTCCGGCGAGTTGGTGATTGACGATCATCCGCTGCACTACGGCGATTATCGTTATCGCAGCCAGCGTATCCGCATGATTTTTCAGGATGCGGGCAATGCGCTCAATCCGCGCCAGCGTATCGGGCAGTTGCTGGACGTCCCGCTGCGGCTGAATACCGACCTCAGCGCCGAAGCGCGCGAAAGAGCGATTAATCAGGCGCTGTATCAGGTCGGCCTGCGTCCCGACCACGCCTATTACTATCCGCATACGCTCGCGCCGGGGCAAAAACAGCGTGTTGGCCTGGCGCGTGCGCTGATCCTGCAACCGAAAGTGATTGTTGCCGATGAGGCGCTGGCGTCACTGGATATGTCTATGCGGTCACAGATTATCAACCTAATGCTGGAGTTACAGGAAAAGCACGGTATCTCTTATATTTACGTGACGCAGCATCTGGGCATGATGAAGCACATCAGCGACCAGATTCTGGTGATGCAGGCTGGCGAAGTGGTCGAACGCGGCAGTACCGCCGATGTGTTGTCCGCCCCGCTTCACGACCTGACGAAACGTTTAATTGCCAGCCACTTCGGCGAAGCGCTCAGCGCCGATGCCTGGCGACGCGACGGCGCACAACGTTAA
- the sapD gene encoding putrescine export ABC transporter ATP-binding protein SapD — MPLLDIRNLTIEFLTPDGAVKAVDRVSMTLSEGEIRGLVGESGSGKSLIAKAICGITKENWRVTADRFRFDDIDLLQLSSRERRKLVGHNVSMIFQEPQSCLDPSESIGRQLVQAIPGWTYKGRWWQRFNWRKRRAIELLHRVGIKDHKDIMGSYPYELSDGECQKVMIAIALANQPRLLIADEPTNAMESTTQAQIFRLLSRLNQNNNTTILLISHDLQTMSKWADRINVLYCGQTVESATSEDLITAPHHPYTQALIRAMPDFGRSLPHKSRLNTLTGAIPSLEHLPIGCRLGPRCPYSQKQCMQTPPLLSIKNHLYACHFPLNMEEP, encoded by the coding sequence ATGCCATTACTTGATATCCGTAACCTGACGATTGAATTCCTGACCCCCGACGGCGCGGTAAAAGCCGTCGATCGCGTCAGCATGACGCTGAGCGAAGGGGAAATTCGTGGACTGGTGGGCGAATCCGGCTCAGGTAAAAGCCTGATCGCCAAAGCCATCTGCGGGATCACCAAAGAGAACTGGCGCGTGACCGCCGATCGCTTCCGATTTGATGATATCGACCTGCTGCAATTGTCGTCGCGCGAGCGGCGTAAGCTGGTTGGCCATAACGTCTCCATGATTTTTCAGGAGCCGCAATCCTGTCTCGATCCGTCTGAAAGTATTGGTCGGCAATTGGTGCAGGCGATTCCCGGCTGGACGTATAAAGGCCGCTGGTGGCAGCGGTTTAACTGGCGCAAACGTCGCGCTATCGAACTGCTGCACCGCGTCGGGATTAAAGATCATAAAGATATTATGGGCAGCTACCCTTATGAGCTGAGCGACGGTGAGTGCCAGAAAGTGATGATTGCCATCGCGTTAGCGAACCAGCCGCGCCTGCTGATTGCCGATGAGCCGACCAACGCGATGGAATCCACCACGCAGGCGCAGATTTTCCGCCTGCTGTCGCGCCTGAATCAAAACAATAACACCACGATTCTGCTCATCAGCCATGACCTGCAAACCATGAGCAAATGGGCCGACCGAATCAACGTGCTCTATTGCGGGCAAACGGTGGAGAGCGCCACCAGTGAAGATTTGATCACCGCGCCGCACCATCCCTACACGCAGGCGCTGATTCGCGCGATGCCCGATTTCGGTCGCTCGCTGCCGCACAAAAGCCGGCTGAACACGCTGACTGGTGCAATCCCCTCGCTGGAGCATCTGCCGATTGGCTGTCGACTTGGCCCACGCTGCCCGTATTCACAAAAACAGTGTATGCAAACGCCGCCATTGCTTTCCATTAAGAACCACCTATATGCCTGCCACTTTCCGCTCAACATGGAGGAACCGTGA